A DNA window from Pyrus communis chromosome 3, drPyrComm1.1, whole genome shotgun sequence contains the following coding sequences:
- the LOC137727705 gene encoding tyrosine decarboxylase 2 produces MSGLKPMDAEQLRENAHKMVDFIADYYKTIEDFPVLSQVQPGYLRDLLPDSAPTYPESLQQVFDDIQAKILPGVTHWQSPNFFGYYPSNSSVAGFLGEMLSAGLNIVGFSWITSPAATELEMIVLDWFAKMLKLPEEFLSAGQGGGVIQGTASEAILVVLLAARDRILRAEGKEALEKLVVYASDQTHSALQKASQIGGIHPENCRMLSTDSSTNYALSPNVLNEAISNDIADGLVPFFLCATVGTTSSTAVDPLLELGKITKSNGMWFHVDAAYAGSACICPEYRHHIDGVEEADSFNMNAHKWFLTNFDCSLLWIKDRNALVQALSTNPEFLKNKASEANLVVDYKDWQIPLGRRFRSLKLWMVLRLYGLENLQSYIRNHIDLAKCFEDLVAQDSRFEIVTRRIFSLVCFRLLPPHNDETYATKLNHDLLDNVNSTGKIFVSHTVLSGKYVLRFAVGAPLTEERHVLAAWKLLQEEASALLAPL; encoded by the exons ATGAGTGGGTTGAAGCCAATGGACGCTGAGCAACTCAGAGAGAATGCCCACAAAATGGTAGATTTCATTGCTGATTACTACAAAACCATTGAGGATTTCCCTGTCCTCAGCCAAGTTCAG CCTGGATATCTTCGTGATCTTTTACCGGATTCTGCGCCTACCTATCCCGAGTCTTTGCAACAAGTTTTCGATG ACATTCAGGCTAAGATTTTACCAGGGGTAACGCATTGGCAGAGCCCAAATTTTTTCGGATACTACCCTTCAAACAGCAGTGTTGCCGGATTCCTAGGCGAGATGCTAAGTGCAGGCCTTAACATTGTGGGGTTTAGTTGGATAACTTCTCCAGCAGCAACTGAACTTGAAATGATCGTCTTGGATTGGTTTGCTAAAATGCTTAAACTTCCTGAAGAATTTCTTTCAGCAG GACAAGGCGGTGGAGTGATACAAGGCACAGCTAGTGAAGCAATTCTGGTTGTACTATTGGCTGCTCGTGATAGGATTTTGAGGGCAGAAGGAAAAGAAGCCCTTGAGAAGCTTGTTGTGTATGCATCTGATCAAACACATTCAGCTTTGCAAAAGGCTTCTCAG ATAGGGGGAATCCATCCTGAGAATTGCAGGATGCTGAGTACCGATTCCTCTACTAACTATGCCCTTTCTCCCAATGTACTTAATGAGGCGATTTCAAATGACATCGCGGATGGTTTAGTTCCATTTTTCTTATGTGCAACA GTTGGTACTACTTCATCAACGGCTGTTGATCCTTTGCTAGAACTGGGAAAGATTACTAAG AGCAATGGAATGTGGTTCCATGTGGATGCTGCATACGCTGGTAGCGCTTGTATATGTCCTGAATACCGACACCACATTGATGGTGTTGAAGAAGCCGACTCATTTAACATGAATGCACATAAATGGTTTCTTACGAACTTTGATTGTTCGTTGCTCTGGATCAAG GATAGAAACGCTTTGGTCCAGGCGCTGTCTACAAATCCTGAGTTCCTTAAAAACAAG GCCTCTGAAGCAAACCTGGTTGTGGATTACAAAGATTGGCAAATTCCACTTGGACGTCGGTTTAG ATCACTAAAACTATGGATGGTGCTAAGACTTTATGGTCTGGAGAATCTACAATCCTACATAAGAAACCATATCGATTTGGCTAAATGCTTCGAAGATCTTGTTGCTCAAGACTCCAGGTTTGAG ATTGTTACTCGCCGAATATTTTCGTTGGTTTGTTTCCGTCTTCTACCCCCTCACAACGATGAAACTTATGCGACGAAACTGAACCATGACCTACTAGATAATGTAAACTCGACTGGAAAAATTTTCGTTTCTCACACG GTCTTGTCAGGAAAGTACGTATTACGTTTTGCAGTAGGAGCTCCATTGACTGAGGAGAGGCATGTGCTTGCAGCATGGAAGCTTTTGCAAGAGGAGGCTTCTGCCCTCCTTGCACCTCTTTAG